In Sesamum indicum cultivar Zhongzhi No. 13 linkage group LG8, S_indicum_v1.0, whole genome shotgun sequence, the sequence TTGTGGAATTTGATTTACTATGTGAAAGAATAATATAAGCTTATGAATGAATTGCATTTGTAGTTGGAAACAGTGCTACTGGAGCTATTGCTGGAGGGGTTGCTGCTGGAGCCGCCCTTCTATTTGCTGCTCCTGCAATTGCACTTGCATGGTACCGAAGAAGGAAGCCACAGGACCATTTCTTTGACGTTCCTGGTCAGTTGATCAAGAATTGgcttttttaaaagttgacaTACATCATATGATCTCAATTTTCACTtagttttgtatttaaattgcAGCGGAGGAGGATCCAGAAGTTCATCTGGGACAGCTCAAAAGATTCTCTCTACGTGAACTACAAGTTGCAACAGATAATTTtagcaataaaaatattcttggtAGAGGCGGATTTGGTAAGGTTTACAAAGGCCGGTTAGCTGATGGTTCTCTAGTAGCAGTCAAAAGACTAAAAGAGGAACGTACTCAAGGTGGAGAGCTGCAGTTCCAAACAGAAGTAGAAATGATCAGCATGGCCGTGCATCGAAATTTACTTCGCCTGCGTGGCTTTTGCATGACACCAACAGAGAGGCTCCTTGTTTATCCTTTTATGGTCAATGGAAGTGTTGCATCATGCTTAAGAGGTAGGCTTCATCTGCTTTTGGAATTTCTTTTACTGTACTTGGTCATCTATTTTTGTAgggattattttttagaatgatCATCCTAGAAGTAACTGTTTTACATCATAACCTGACCAACTGCAGCTGATCTAGACTGGTATAAATGTCAGATTTGTTCAATTTGGATTATCCTCACTATCAATATGAGAAGCTTGAATTGACTGTATAATACTAATGTTGATTTTGCTAATACTATACCCGATATACTACTCAAGATGTTCTTTTTTCAAGTGATTCACATGTTCTATAGCAGCTTGAGTAgcttaaaaaattcagaatgTTGTTTGGTTATCCATACAACTGTATAGACAAAAGCAACCCCATTCCAGAACATAAATGCCAAGGAAGTTTTTGGCATCTTTCCCTGATCCGCGATGTGCTATTCTCTTCCTATCCATGTTTTGTTTCAACTATATTATTTCTCCTCTCCCACTCCAACTTTACTccccaattttttcttcaaccatgcaatttcatatattagaTCCAGATAGCAGATATACACATTcaaataattgagaaaaatgtgCTATCccataattatgttatatattgaaaatttaagcTCACAAATTGGGTGTGCGACCAGCACCATTAGTGATATATGGCGGTTTAACagcataattatatttctgttCCGTCATATTTTCCAATAGTACAATTTTGTCCTTTTGGTTCAGTCCTTGTCACTATTTGTTCCTAATACTGACAAACTCATCCTCGCCAACTATTAAGAATTGCTATTGCAGTTACAGAAATGCAATGGAATAGAACtataaaaagtttgaaatgTTTAAGGATGAAAAAGTTTGTATGTAAATGTGCGTTGCAGTTCAAACTaaccatttttgtttaataatgaaaatgagGGGCTAAGTTTGATTGGAGCTGGGACATGGATTAACATTTCACTGGCAGCAAAATAAGGGAtaagaagtgtaattattctgcAATTTAAACAGTTGCTTTTCTAGCTAGCTGTAAGAAGAATGTGCCATTCAACTGTTATTGGTATGCCTGTCTGTGGAAGCAACTGGGTGAATTTCTTGCAGccttgttttttatttagatatatatagagggATTGTGGATTTCCTCATCCTCCACAAGtcaatattagttcataagatggtgtattttatttcaccAGTCCACTATCAATTTAGAATTATGTCAATCTTTGAGACCTACCAATTCTTCAGCTGTTCTTTGGGTTTCTGGTCCATGTGGAAATTACTTGtgtgataatataaaatgccTCTACCAACACCCACATTCACCAGTCATATGAAATAGCACCAATTCCATCAACATCTCCAGGTTTTTCAGCTTTTATGCAATTCTACTCTCATGCAGTGGTGCCGTATGTGTGTGTGCCCATGAAGTGGCAAAGTTGTTGAACAAGGTAGTGCATAAAATTCTGTATGCATATTGGTTATGGTGATGGTTGAAGTGGATAATATTTGTGTTAATTTGCTATATTGTATCAATGTGGTAATGCTGCTGATATGCTATTGTCCAAGTAGTATAGACTTCTGCAGTATCACTCGAATAGGTCCACTATGGCCTTCTGGCTTGTATTATTTCTGATGGACTGTTTGATGCATTGTGCTAGAACGACCTGAATCACAGCCTCCACTTGATTGGGCAATAAGGAAACGCATAGCACTCGGGTCTGCAAGGGGACTTGCTTATTTGCATGATCATTGTGACCCGAAAATTATTCATCGTGATGTCAAAGCTGCAAATATATTGTTGGATGAGGACTTTGAGGCAGTCGTTGGTGACTTTGGGTTAGCTAAACTCATGGACTACAAGGATACACATGTTACCACAGCTGTACGTGGAACAATTGGTCATATAGCTCCTGAGTACCTCTCTACTGGTAAATCTTCAGAGAAAACTGATGTTTTTGGTTACGGTGTCATGCTTCTTGAGCTTATCACTGGCCAGAGGGCATTTGATCTTGCTCGGCTTGCCAATGACGATGATGTTATGTTACTAGATTGGGTAAGCATTGACATTTCAGAAGCACCCTCATactcttttgtttctataagCTTCTCTTACTCGGTCTctgttaaaaaatagaaagtgaAATGCTCATGCTGTATTGTGGTTAtgattttctcttttgcttCCCTCACAGACTTCATCATTTTGAACTTCCGATTTCAGTTACTGCATCATGACCTCTCTGAATTGATTAATGCGAAAATATTTGTACTGATTCAGGTCAAGGGACTTCTAAAGGAGAAAAAGTTGGAAACATTAGTTGATGCAGATCTTCAGGGTAATTACATTGATGAAGAGGTGGAGCAGTTGATTCAAGTTGCTCTACTCTGCACACAGAGCTCTCCAATGGAGCGCCCCAAGATGTCGGAAGTTGTCCGAATGCTGGAAGGTGATGGCCTGGCCGAGAGGTGGGAAGAGTGGCAAAAGGAAGAAATGTTTCGTCAAGAGTTCAGTCACACACATCACCCCAACACCGATTGGATAATTGCTGATTCCACTTCTAATATCCGACCTGATGAACTGTCTGGGCCTAGATGATCTTTGGTTGTTCAGTTCTACGGTGCACATTCGAAACTCTAGGCGGCCCTCCATCtttgattgatatttttttgtatatgatttatttcttttctctatcttttttcttccgTTTTGTTTTTTCC encodes:
- the LOC105169199 gene encoding BRASSINOSTEROID INSENSITIVE 1-associated receptor kinase 1, with the translated sequence MDRSIPTILYSGFLCFVLVLTIFSRVSANAEGDALNALKSNLADPNNVLGSWDPTLVNPCTWFHVTCNSDNSVTRVDLGNANLSGQLVPQLGQLPNLQYLELYSNNISGRIPNELGNLTNLVSLDLYLNSLSGPIPDTLGKLQKLRFLRLNNNSLSGEIPRSLTTIFTLQVLDLSNNQLTGKIPVNGSFQLFTPISFANNRLEPLPASPPPPVQPTTPSPSRVGNSATGAIAGGVAAGAALLFAAPAIALAWYRRRKPQDHFFDVPAEEDPEVHLGQLKRFSLRELQVATDNFSNKNILGRGGFGKVYKGRLADGSLVAVKRLKEERTQGGELQFQTEVEMISMAVHRNLLRLRGFCMTPTERLLVYPFMVNGSVASCLRERPESQPPLDWAIRKRIALGSARGLAYLHDHCDPKIIHRDVKAANILLDEDFEAVVGDFGLAKLMDYKDTHVTTAVRGTIGHIAPEYLSTGKSSEKTDVFGYGVMLLELITGQRAFDLARLANDDDVMLLDWVKGLLKEKKLETLVDADLQGNYIDEEVEQLIQVALLCTQSSPMERPKMSEVVRMLEGDGLAERWEEWQKEEMFRQEFSHTHHPNTDWIIADSTSNIRPDELSGPR